One Purpureocillium takamizusanense chromosome 1, complete sequence genomic window carries:
- the MCA1_1 gene encoding Ca(2+)-dependent cysteine protease (COG:D~COG:O~MEROPS:MER0039482~EggNog:ENOG503NW3X) — MSGYPGQGQYGAANHRPGGGGFANGGPGFGYGYGNYGAGPNGPPGPPPPQQYGGPGYNNYGPPQNNYGPPQGGNYGPPQGQGQYGPPQGGPPPQYGNHGPPPPGPRPSWGPGGSPGAYNQHPPPPQPPPPGLDAYGYPMQGGTYGYHARAGPPPSTAPQQFGHGAPQGYTFQYSNCTGRRKALLIGINYFGQKGQLRGCINDVHNVSNFLCQNYNYKREDMVILTDDAQNPVMQPTKANIIRAMEWLVKGAQPNDALFLHYSGHGGQTEDLDGDEDDGYDEVIYPVDFQQAGHIVDDEIHFRVVKPLQAGVRLTAIFDSCHSATVMDLPYVYSTKGVLKEPNLAKEAGQGLLGALGSYARGDLGGVASSIFSFAKTAYKGDDAYNKTKDTRTSPADVVMWSGSKDDQTSADATIASQATGAMSWAFITALKQNPKQSYVELLNSIRDVLSTKYTQKPQLSCSHPLDTNLLFVM; from the exons ATGTCTGGATAccccggccagggccagtACGGCGCTGCCAATCACcgacctggcggcggcggcttcgccaacggcggccccggctTCGGCTACGGCTACGGCAACTACGGCGCCGGTCCCAACGGCCCTcccggccctcctcctcctcagcaGTACGGCGGCCCTGGCTACAACAACTACGGTCCTCCGCAGAACAACTACGGTCCCCCTCAAGGCGGCAACTACGGCCCTCctcagggccagggccagtACGGACCTCCCCagggcggcccgccgccgcagtacGGCAACCacggccctcctcctcccggccCGCGTCCCAGCTGGGGCCCCGGTGGCAGTCCCGGCGCGTACAACCAgcacccaccgccgccccagccgccgcctccgggcctcgacgcctaCGGCTACCCCATGCAGGGCGGCACCTACGGCTACCACGCCagggccggcccgccgccctcgacggcgccccagcagttcggccacggcgcgccccAGGGCTACACGTTCCAGTACTCCAACTGCACCGGTAGGCGCAAGGCGCTACTCATCGGCATCAACTACTTTGGCCAGAAGGGCCAGCTCCGCGGCTGCATCAACGACGTGCACAACGTGTCCAACTTTCTCTGCCAAAACTACAACTACAAGCGCGAGGACATGGTCATCCTgaccgacgacgcgcagAACCCCGTCATGCAGCCCACCAAGGCCAACATCATCCGCGCCATGGAGTGGCTCGTCAAGGGCGCCCAGCCCAACGACGCCCTGTTCCTGCACTACTCTG GCCACGGCGGACAGaccgaggacctcgacggcgacgaggacgacggctACGACGAGGTCATCTACCCCGTCGACttccagcaggccggccacatcgtcgatgacgagatCCACTTCCGCGTCGTCAAGCCTTTGCAGGCCGGTGTGCGGCTGACGGCCATTTTCGACTCTTGCCACTCGGCCACAGTCATGGACCTGCCGTACGTCTACTCCACCAAGGGTGTCCTCAAGGAGCCcaacctggccaaggaggccggTCAAGGGCTGCTCGGCGCTCTGGGCTCCTACGCGCGCGgcgatctcggcggcgtggcgagcTCCATCTTCAGCTTCGCCAAGACGGCCtacaagggcgacgacgcctacaacaagaccaaggacacgcggacgtcgcccgccgacgttGTTATGTGGTCGGGCAGCAAGGACGACCAGACCTC GGCCGACGCCACCATCGCCTcgcaggcgacgggcgccATGTCCTGGGCTTTCATCACGGCGCTCAAGCAGAACCCCAAGCAAAGCTACGTGGAGCTCCTCAACAGCATCCGTGACGTGTTGTCGACAAAGTACACGCAGAAGCCGCAGCTGTCGTGCAGTCATCCCCTGG ATACGAACCTGTTGTTTGTGATGTAG
- the MCA1_1 gene encoding Ca(2+)-dependent cysteine protease, variant 2 (COG:D~COG:O~MEROPS:MER0039482~EggNog:ENOG503NW3X), giving the protein MSGYPGQGQYGAANHRPGGGGFANGGPGFGYGYGNYGAGPNGPPGPPPPQQYGGPGYNNYGPPQNNYGPPQGGNYGPPQGQGQYGPPQGGPPPQYGNHGPPPPGPRPSWGPGGSPGAYNQHPPPPQPPPPGLDAYGYPMQGGTYGYHARAGPPPSTAPQQFGHGAPQGYTFQYSNCTGRRKALLIGINYFGQKGQLRGCINDVHNVSNFLCQNYNYKREDMVILTDDAQNPVMQPTKANIIRAMEWLVKGAQPNDALFLHYSGHGGQTEDLDGDEDDGYDEVIYPVDFQQAGHIVDDEIHFRVVKPLQAGVRLTAIFDSCHSATVMDLPYVYSTKGVLKEPNLAKEAGQGLLGALGSYARGDLGGVASSIFSFAKTAYKGDDAYNKTKDTRTSPADVVMWSGSKDDQTSCVYPSREAAAPGFGTDRTGPTPPSPRRRRAPCPGLSSRRSSRTPSKATWSSSTASVTCCRQSTRRSRSCRAVIPWIRTCCL; this is encoded by the exons ATGTCTGGATAccccggccagggccagtACGGCGCTGCCAATCACcgacctggcggcggcggcttcgccaacggcggccccggctTCGGCTACGGCTACGGCAACTACGGCGCCGGTCCCAACGGCCCTcccggccctcctcctcctcagcaGTACGGCGGCCCTGGCTACAACAACTACGGTCCTCCGCAGAACAACTACGGTCCCCCTCAAGGCGGCAACTACGGCCCTCctcagggccagggccagtACGGACCTCCCCagggcggcccgccgccgcagtacGGCAACCacggccctcctcctcccggccCGCGTCCCAGCTGGGGCCCCGGTGGCAGTCCCGGCGCGTACAACCAgcacccaccgccgccccagccgccgcctccgggcctcgacgcctaCGGCTACCCCATGCAGGGCGGCACCTACGGCTACCACGCCagggccggcccgccgccctcgacggcgccccagcagttcggccacggcgcgccccAGGGCTACACGTTCCAGTACTCCAACTGCACCGGTAGGCGCAAGGCGCTACTCATCGGCATCAACTACTTTGGCCAGAAGGGCCAGCTCCGCGGCTGCATCAACGACGTGCACAACGTGTCCAACTTTCTCTGCCAAAACTACAACTACAAGCGCGAGGACATGGTCATCCTgaccgacgacgcgcagAACCCCGTCATGCAGCCCACCAAGGCCAACATCATCCGCGCCATGGAGTGGCTCGTCAAGGGCGCCCAGCCCAACGACGCCCTGTTCCTGCACTACTCTG GCCACGGCGGACAGaccgaggacctcgacggcgacgaggacgacggctACGACGAGGTCATCTACCCCGTCGACttccagcaggccggccacatcgtcgatgacgagatCCACTTCCGCGTCGTCAAGCCTTTGCAGGCCGGTGTGCGGCTGACGGCCATTTTCGACTCTTGCCACTCGGCCACAGTCATGGACCTGCCGTACGTCTACTCCACCAAGGGTGTCCTCAAGGAGCCcaacctggccaaggaggccggTCAAGGGCTGCTCGGCGCTCTGGGCTCCTACGCGCGCGgcgatctcggcggcgtggcgagcTCCATCTTCAGCTTCGCCAAGACGGCCtacaagggcgacgacgcctacaacaagaccaaggacacgcggacgtcgcccgccgacgttGTTATGTGGTCGGGCAGCAAGGACGACCAGACCTCGTGCGTATACCCTTCCCgtgaagcggcggcgcctggcttTGGTACTGACAGAACAGGGCCGACGCCACCATCGCCTcgcaggcgacgggcgccATGTCCTGGGCTTTCATCACGGCGCTCAAGCAGAACCCCAAGCAAAGCTACGTGGAGCTCCTCAACAGCATCCGTGACGTGTTGTCGACAAAGTACACGCAGAAGCCGCAGCTGTCGTGCAGTCATCCCCTGG ATACGAACCTGTTGTTTGTGA
- a CDS encoding uncharacterized protein (COG:E~EggNog:ENOG503NYBW), which translates to MAVLTSSMAKPTTRPSASPTTAAHVVTTRNGIVENRHEIHACVVDASPAVQGNNPRPRLLLQLGSSPSRFTLVRSAAKPWQALVIVETGALERFGFDDADLALMCASHSSEERHVARARAMLLARRGNGNGNGDNGNGDNGNGNDGEADLRCGPHPALLRPRDELWMRSGHVPTPVWSNCSGKHAGVLAAAEVLGAGAEGYHELAHPVQQRVRAVTEELSGLRPDEVGWAVDGCNMASPAMPLTNLAHIYARFAQAADDVASSSSSTSSASSSSAFTSTSSSSPPPSETKRPAAAAAAAATALPSPRERHMARIFNAMTTHPDMVAGEDRFCTALMRAFGGRLFGKVGADGCYAIGLREGEETRRLGARGALGIAVKVEDGNMDVVYAAAAEILRQLGVGSDEERRALEPFRQKQLVNTAGLVTGGYEFPFEMQAN; encoded by the coding sequence ATGGCCGTCCTCacgtcctccatggccaagcccaccacgcggcccagcgcctcccccaccaccgccgcccacgtcgtcaCCACGCgcaacggcatcgtcgagaaCCGGCACGAGATCCAcgcctgcgtcgtcgacgcctcccccgccgttCAGGGCAACAACCCCCGGCCGCGGCTCCTCCTGCAGCTAggctcctccccctcgcgcTTCACCCTcgtccgctccgccgccaagccctggcaggccctcgtcatcgtcgagaCGGGCGCCCTGGAGCGCTTcggcttcgacgacgccgacctgGCGCTCATGTGCGCGTCGCACAGCAGCGAGGAGAGGCacgtggcgcgcgcgcgggccaTGCTGCTCGCTCGTCGCGGCAACGGgaacggcaacggcgacaacggcaaTGGTGACAACGGCAACGGtaacgacggcgaggcggaccTACGATGCGGCCCGCACCCCGCCCTCCTCAGgccgcgcgacgagctcTGGATGCGCAGCGGCCACGTCCCCACGCCCGTCTGGAGCAACTGCTCCGGCAAGCACGCCGgggtgctcgccgccgccgaggtcctgggcgccggcgccgagggctaCCACGAGCTGGCGCACCccgtgcagcagcgcgtcagGGCCGTCACCGAGGAGCTGTCCGGCTTGCGgcccgacgaggtcggcTGGGCCGTGGACGGGTGCAAcatggcctcgccggcgatgccCCTGACCAACCTGGCGCACATCTACGCGCGCTttgcccaggccgccgacgacgttgcctcttcctcttcctctaCCTCTTccgcttcctcttcctctgccttCACCTCtacctcatcatcatcaccaccgccgtcagAAACGAAAAGaccagctgcagcggcggcggcggcggcgacggccctcccctccccgcgggAGCGCCACATGGCGCGCATCTTCAACGCCATGACCACGCACCCGGACAtggtggccggcgaggaccgCTTCTGCACGGCGCTCATGCGCGCcttcggcgggcggctcttcggcaaggtcggcgccgacggctgctACGCCATcggcctgcgcgagggcgaggagacgcggcggctgggcgcccgcggcgcgctgggcatcgccgtcaaggtcgaggacgggaACATGGACGTCGtgtacgccgccgccgccgagatcctgcgccagctcggcgtcggctccgacgaggagaggcggGCCCTCGAGCCGTTTCGGCAGAAGCAGCTCGTCAACACGGCGGGCCTGGTGACGGGCGGCTACGAGTTTCCGTTTGAGATGCAGGCAAACTGA
- a CDS encoding uncharacterized protein (EggNog:ENOG503NVSC~TransMembrane:9 (i9-26o38-57i176-195o215-235i256-275o295-313i320-340o352-370i390-409o)~COG:I~CAZy:GT90) — MIAIGQRPVSVAWTLCGAVLSCYILSNKYYTSIALERPLHFSVLTFLIVGFVVKRHAAGRRQLDKPLVPTIIHRQYQRRSPRRRALSFLRSRIQDIRVLPTSLQLLLGCIVSRTALFWYTIRTTQCSCPGIEAFLPIFAHMCVTVLQYDDSSTSAEAAEARQQATTPGRSRPLSPILSYVLSSFSSLVWALGSVVALSKARVLTGTVCSSELATFYAQLGMCALDAVILTLVARLHGRRSHDDEAEADDGHVANHLATVFLFAGLCGIALAVPSWLTDAGFLLAFKIGPGDLGRLVLDSTVAALGVLCGVAMLRDFSPTAVALLVSEVGLFGFLVPRFRFATPLSPDAETQVGQSALLAAVSAALLWRVLAVPTSHSPQQYAAAATGLRWLLACHVGAVVLTVLCATLAPARPSTTDQPLLLFEAVEQLAASATTAKEAWQRQAAASKSLSSAAAEYRRRYGMAPPPNFDKWYEFAMRAESPVIDDFDQIYRDVLPFWGVEPAVLRERTAHLLEHPTLEMGGMRIQGGRVYQSPHIPGTHRWMAEALERMIEPFATWLPDMVLAVNLADECRVAVPFEEMQLLKHRARATTSRLTAGKYTERLQQQSYDDTTPDKSPVREWASDFPLPTTRHTRPGSLTSPYFTNNIRKQIFYDWLAATCPPRSPARTTHWWDWSTLCTGCLSPHSLPVTIVAASSPPPGTSSSTSSSATNNNNDNAAAAATPLSGFILSNATLARDPCHQPDLAYLDGFTLSPAAMIGTRTLFPVFSQARVGGFADLLIPSPWDFADKSAYDADADRPWEEKENGLYWRGTGSDGFAAHGAWAGFLRARFAHEAYEQQQRHVPSTDLRINVSFVGDVSKCDAGDCAAELDAFSLWGTTVVPSNHSSSSSSSLKEKKKKEKKLPPPLPFEENWRFRHLMDMDGAGFSGRFRSFLQSRSLPYRAALFQAWYDERVFSWHDYVPADVRLGDGFWGVVRYLAGVGGGEDNKEEEEVEGDDDDDDIVVARRQGPQTAQKIALQGREWAAKALRKEDMQVYLFRLLLEWGRVVSDDRETMMYDDDSGDDWTRP, encoded by the exons ATGATCGCAATCGGGCAGCGACCCGTCAGCGTGGCCTGGACGCTGTG CGGGGCCGTGCTGTCTTGTTACATACTCTCTAATAAATACTACACCAGCATAGCGCTTG AACGGCCGTTGCATTTCAGCGTCCTTACCTTTCTCATCGTCGGGTTCGTTGTCAAACGACACGCAGCGGGACGGAGACAACTCGACAAGCCCCTTGTACCAACCATCATCCACCGCCAGTACCAGCGGCGCTCACCTCGCAGGCGGGCATTATCCTTTCTTCGGAGTCGCATACAAGATATTAGGGTCCTGCCGACATCATTACAGCTGCTCCTGGGATGCATAGTCTCGCGCACGGCGCTCTTTTGGTATACGATCCGCACGACGCAATGTTCGTGTCCTGGCATCGAG GCCTTTTTGCCGATATTCGCACACATGTGCGTGACCGTGTTACAGTACGATGACAGCAGCACGTCCGCGGAGGCTGCCGAGGCGAGACAACAAGCCACGACGCCGGGGAGGAGTCGACCTCTATCGCCCATCTTGTCCTACGTCTTGTCGTCTTTCAGCTCGCTCGTGTGGGCCCTCggctccgtcgtcgcgctgTCCAAGGCGCGCGTCTTGACGGGCACCGTCTGCTCGAGCGAGCTGGCGACCTTTTACGCCCAGCTCGGCATGTGCGCCCTCGACGCGGTCATCCTcacgctcgtcgcccgcctgcatGGACGCCGCagtcacgacgacgaggccgaagctgacgacggccatgtcgccAACCACCTGGCCACGGTGTTTCTGTTCGCGGGACTCTGCGGGATAGCCTTGGCCGTGCCGTCGTGGCTCACCGACGCGGGCTTCCTGTTGGCGTTCAAGATTGGGCCCGGGGATCTCGGCCGCCTGGTGCTCGACTCGacggtcgccgcccttggcgtcCTGTGCGGCGTGGCGATGCTGCGAGACTTCAGTCCCACGGCGGTAGCGCTGTTGGTCTCCGAGGTGGGTTTGTTTGGCTTCCTCGTACCGCGCTTCCGCTTCGCCACGCCGCTGTCGCCCGATGCCGAAACCCAGGTCGGCCAGAGcgccctgctggccgccgtctccgccgccctgctgtggcgtgtcctcgccgtcccgaCGTCTCATTCTCCGCAGCAGTatgcggcggccgccacggggcTCAGATGGCTCTTGGCCTGCCATGTCGGGGCGGTCGTCTTGACGGTCCTATGCGCGACTCTAGCGCCGGCCAGACCATCGACGACCGACCAGCCGCTGTTGTTGTtcgaagccgtcgagcagctcgccgcctccgcgacgacggccaaggaggcgtGGCAACGgcaggccgcggcgagcaagtcgctctcctccgcggcggcagagtACAGACGCCGATAtggcatggcgccgccgcccaacttTGACAAGTGGTACGAGTTCGCTATGCGGGCTGAGTcgcccgtcatcgacgacttTGACCAGATATACCGCGACGTGCTGCCGTTCTGGGGCGTCGAGCCGGCCGTGCTGCGGGAGAGGACGGCGCACCTGCTCGAGCACCCGACGCTGGAGATGGGGGGCATGCGCATCCAGGGCGGCAGGGTGTATCAGTCGCCGCACATCCCAGGGACGCATCGATGGATGGCCGAGGCCCTGGAGAGGATGATTGAGCCGTTTGCGACGTGGCTGCCGGACATGGTGCTGGCTGTGAACCTGGCTGACGAGTGTCGCGTTGCGGTCCCCTTTGAGGAAATGCAGCTCCTCAAGCATCGGGCCAGGGCCACAACGTCTCGTCTGACAGCAGGCAAGTACACGGAGAggctccagcagcagagTTATGATGATACGACACCAGACAAGTCGCCCGTGAGAGAATGGGCCTCCGACTTTCccctgccgacgacgcgccacACCCGTCCCGGCTCCTTGACCTCTCCCTACTTTACCAACAACATCCGCAAGCAAATCTTCTATGACTGGCTCGCCGCGACCTGTCCCCCTCGCTCGCCGGCTCGCACCACGCACTGGTGGGACTGGAGCACGCTCTGCACGGGCTGCCTCTCGCCGCACTCCCTCcccgtcaccatcgtcgccgcaTCATCTCCTCCCCctggcaccagcagcagcaccagcagcagcgccaccaacaacaacaacgacaacgccgccgccgccgccaccccctTATCCGGCTTCATACTGTCCAACGCAACGCTCGCGCGCGACCCCTGCCACCAGCCCGACCTGGCGTACCTCGACGGCTTCacgctctcgcccgccgccatgatcgGCACGCGCACGCTCTTCCCCGTCTTCAGCCAGGCGCGCGTGGGCGGCTTCGCGGACCTGCTCATCCCCTCGCCGTGGGACTTTGCCGACAAGAGCGCctacgacgccgacgcggatCGCCCGTGGGAGGAGAAAGAGAATGGACTGTACTGGCGCGGGACGGGGAGTGATGGGTTCGCCGCGCACGgggcctgggctggcttCCTGCGCGCTCGATTCGCGCACGAGGCAtatgagcagcagcagcgacatgTGCCGTCAACCGACTTGCGTATCAACGTCTCCTTTGTGGGGGACGTCTCCAAgtgcgacgcgggcgactgCGCGGCGGAACTCGATGCCTTTTCACTCTGGGGCACGACCGTCGTCCCATCCAaccactcgtcgtcgtcgtcgtcgtccctcaaagagaagaagaagaaggagaagaagctgccgccgcccttgccgttcGAGGAAAACTGGCGCTTCCGCCACctcatggacatggacggcgcgggcTTCAGCGGGCGCTTCCGGTCGTTCCTGCAGAGCCGCAGCCTGCCGTACCGGGCGGCCCTGTTCCAGGCGTGGTATGACGAGCGCGTCTTTTCGTGGCACGACTACGTCCCGGCGGACGTGCGCCTGGGCGACGGGTTCTGGGGCGTGGTCCGGTacctggccggcgtcgggggcggcgaggataacaaggaggaggaggaggtggagggggacgacgacgacgacgacatcgtgGTGGCCAGACGACAGGGACCGCAGACGGCGCAGAAGATCGCCCTCCAGGGGCGGGAGtgggcggccaaggccctccGCAAGGAGGACATGCAGGTGTATTTGttccggctgctgctcgaatGGGGCCGAGTCGTGAGCGACGACCGGGAGACGATGATGTATGATGATGATTCGGGAGACGACTGGACACGGCCGTGA
- a CDS encoding uncharacterized protein (EggNog:ENOG503NYUJ~COG:Q): MANSTMKALNYKGPFQVKVEDVDKPQLEHPDDIIVRVTTAAICGSDLHMYEGRTAAEPGITFGHENMGIVEELGAGVTLLQKGDRVVMPFNVADGRCRNCEEGRTAFCTGVNPGFAGGAYGYVAMGPYRGGQAQYIRVPYADFNALKLPAGKEHEADFILLADIFPTGWHGVERSGFQPGETIAVFGAGPVGLMAAYSAVLRGASRVFVVDRVPERLQAAEKIGCIPVDFTKGDAVDQIVEKNGGDMVDRSVDAVGYQAVDKGGSSEQPNVVLENMIRVTRACGGLGIPGLYVPSDPGAPDDASAKGMISLSFGKLFEKGLSLATGQCNVKKYNRYLRDLIVSGKAKPSFVVSHEIGLDDAEAAYDKFDRRVDGYTKVIIHPNGGF; this comes from the exons ATGGCAAATTCAACGATGAAGGCATTAAACTACAAGGGGCCCTTCCaggtcaaggtcgaggacgtAGACAAGCCGCAGCTCGAGCATCCGGATGACATCATCGTCAGGGTCACCACC GCAGCGATTTGCGGCTCGGACCTGCA CATGTACGAGGGCAGGACGGCCGCCGAACCGGGCATCACCTTTG GTCATGAGAACATGGGCATCGTCGAagagctcggcgcgggcgtcaccCTCCTCCAGAAGGGAGACCGCGTCGTCATGCCTttcaacgtcgccgacgggcgCTGCCGCAACTGCGAGGAGGGCAGGACTGCTTTCTGCACGGGCGTGAATCCCGGCTTTGCGGGCGGTGCCTACGGTTACGTCGCGATGGGGCCCTACCGCGGAG gtCAGGCACAGTATATCCGCGTGCCGTATGCCGACTTTAATGCTCTGAAGCTGCCCGCTGGGAAGGAACACGAAGCCGATTTCATTCTTCTCGCCG ACATCTTCCCAACCG GctggcacggcgtcgagcgctCTGGTTTCCAGCCCGGCGAGACTATCGCAGTCTTTGGCGCCGGCCCCGTGGGCCTCATGGCCGCCTACTCGGCcgtgctgcgcggcgcctcccgcgtcttcgtcgtcgatcGCGTCCCCGAGCGCCTCCAGGCCGCGGAGAAGATCGGATGCATCCCCGTCGATTTCACCAaaggcgacgccgtcgaccaaATTGTCGAAAaaaacggcggcgacatggtggACCGCtctgtcgacgccgtcgggtaccaggccgtcgacaagggGGGCTCCTCGGAGCAGCCCAACGTGGTGCTCGAGAACATGATTCGCGTGACTAGAGCGTGCGGAGGACTTGGGATCCCCGGACTCTATGTGCCTAG CGACCCCGGCGCACCGGACGACGCTTCTGCCAAGGGCATGATAAGCCTTAGCTTCGGAAAGCTCTTTGAAAAG ggcctctctctcgccaCCGGCCAGTGCAATGTCAAAAAGTACAACCGTTACTTGCGCGACCTCATCGTCTCTGGCAAGGCCAAGCCCAGCTTTGTCGTCTCGCATGAGattggcctcgacgacgccgaggcggcgtaCGACAAGTTTGATAGGCGTGTGGATGGCTACACCAAGGTCATTATCCACCCTAATGGAGGATTCTAA
- a CDS encoding uncharacterized protein (EggNog:ENOG503NYUJ~COG:Q), producing MYEGRTAAEPGITFGHENMGIVEELGAGVTLLQKGDRVVMPFNVADGRCRNCEEGRTAFCTGVNPGFAGGAYGYVAMGPYRGGQAQYIRVPYADFNALKLPAGKEHEADFILLADIFPTGWHGVERSGFQPGETIAVFGAGPVGLMAAYSAVLRGASRVFVVDRVPERLQAAEKIGCIPVDFTKGDAVDQIVEKNGGDMVDRSVDAVGYQAVDKGGSSEQPNVVLENMIRVTRACGGLGIPGLYVPSDPGAPDDASAKGMISLSFGKLFEKGLSLATGQCNVKKYNRYLRDLIVSGKAKPSFVVSHEIGLDDAEAAYDKFDRRVDGYTKVIIHPNGGF from the exons ATGTACGAGGGCAGGACGGCCGCCGAACCGGGCATCACCTTTG GTCATGAGAACATGGGCATCGTCGAagagctcggcgcgggcgtcaccCTCCTCCAGAAGGGAGACCGCGTCGTCATGCCTttcaacgtcgccgacgggcgCTGCCGCAACTGCGAGGAGGGCAGGACTGCTTTCTGCACGGGCGTGAATCCCGGCTTTGCGGGCGGTGCCTACGGTTACGTCGCGATGGGGCCCTACCGCGGAG gtCAGGCACAGTATATCCGCGTGCCGTATGCCGACTTTAATGCTCTGAAGCTGCCCGCTGGGAAGGAACACGAAGCCGATTTCATTCTTCTCGCCG ACATCTTCCCAACCG GctggcacggcgtcgagcgctCTGGTTTCCAGCCCGGCGAGACTATCGCAGTCTTTGGCGCCGGCCCCGTGGGCCTCATGGCCGCCTACTCGGCcgtgctgcgcggcgcctcccgcgtcttcgtcgtcgatcGCGTCCCCGAGCGCCTCCAGGCCGCGGAGAAGATCGGATGCATCCCCGTCGATTTCACCAaaggcgacgccgtcgaccaaATTGTCGAAAaaaacggcggcgacatggtggACCGCtctgtcgacgccgtcgggtaccaggccgtcgacaagggGGGCTCCTCGGAGCAGCCCAACGTGGTGCTCGAGAACATGATTCGCGTGACTAGAGCGTGCGGAGGACTTGGGATCCCCGGACTCTATGTGCCTAG CGACCCCGGCGCACCGGACGACGCTTCTGCCAAGGGCATGATAAGCCTTAGCTTCGGAAAGCTCTTTGAAAAG ggcctctctctcgccaCCGGCCAGTGCAATGTCAAAAAGTACAACCGTTACTTGCGCGACCTCATCGTCTCTGGCAAGGCCAAGCCCAGCTTTGTCGTCTCGCATGAGattggcctcgacgacgccgaggcggcgtaCGACAAGTTTGATAGGCGTGTGGATGGCTACACCAAGGTCATTATCCACCCTAATGGAGGATTCTAA
- a CDS encoding uncharacterized protein (COG:P~EggNog:ENOG503PBQM~SECRETED:SignalP(1-17~SECRETED:cutsite=AVA-VD~SECRETED:prob=0.6973)) produces the protein MMIYSLATALLWGQAVAVDRLLGFNARPLVENRTIDEIYKAALAEGGTVTLWHGGDETNQRDSLKEDFEKRFPGMTLNLTVGLSKYHAAEIDEQVAHDNVYVDSVMLQTLHDYPRWAQSSVLLNYAPNNFDKIWPAFKDSASASFYGAEVLWLSNVWNTKSLPDARFDTFEEFVKPEYKGKLVLTYPNDDDAILYAFDLIMQRHGKAWFDKLLAQSPRWVRGTQTPATILLNDTEAEAATFTTVVGFDPIDNANQTLPADGQFVSWAQAAAILAKAPHPEGAKLLHNWVLSDDYQKALGWSVRSDIPQREGVPDMMTLPSTNAPGFFTWMQSRGNVERLRFWFESKIGTAQGLDPLKDEL, from the exons ATGATGATCTACTCGCTCGCAACAGCGCTCCTTTGGGGgcaggccgttgccgtcgaccGTCTTCTCGGATTCAACGCGAGGCCGCTTGTCGAGAACCGCACCATCGACGAGATTTACAAGGCCGCGCTGGCTGAGGGAGGGACCGTGACGCTttggcatggcggcgacgagacgaacCAGCGGGATAGCCTCAAGGAGGATTTCGAGAAGCGGTTCCCCGGAATGACGCTCAACCTGACCGTCGGACTCTCAAAGTACCATGCCGCCGAGatcgacgagcaggtcgcgcaCGACAACGTATACGTCGACAGCGTCATGCTGCAGACGCTGCATGATTATCCTCGGTGGGCTCAGAGCAGCGTGCTCCTCAACTACGCGCCCAACAACTTTGACAAGATCTGGCCGGCCTTTAAGGattcggcgtcggcatccttctacggcgccgaggtcctcTGGCTGTCCAACGTCTGGAACACGAAGAGCCTGCCAGATGCCCGTTTCGACACCTTTGAGGAGTTTGTCAAGCCCGAATACAAGGGCAAGCTTGTTCTCACGTAtcccaacgacgacgacgcgattCTTTACGCCTTTGACTTGAT CATGCAGCGCCACGGCAAGGCCTGGTTCGACAAGCTCCTGGCCCAGTCGCCGCGGTGGGTACGCGGGACGcagacgccggcgacaaTCCTCCTCAACGacaccgaggccgaggccgcgacCTTCACGACCGTGGTCGGCTTCGACCCCATCGACAACGCCAACCAGACGCTCCCGGCCGACGGGCAGTTCGTCAGCTGGGCGCAGGCAGCCGCCAtcctggccaaggcgccGCACCCGGAGGGCGCCAAGCTGCTGCACAACTGGGTCCTGAGCGACGACTACCAAAAGGCCCTGGGCTGGAGCGTGCGCAGCGACATCCCGCAGCGGGAGGGCGTGCCTGACATGATGACGCTGCCGAGCACCAACGCGCCCGGCTTCTTCACCTGGATGCAGAGCCGCGGCAACGTCGAGCGCCTGAGGTTCTGGTTTGAGAGCAAGATTGGAACGGCCCAGGGTCTGGACccgctcaaggacgagctgtAG